The Cygnus olor isolate bCygOlo1 chromosome 13, bCygOlo1.pri.v2, whole genome shotgun sequence DNA segment CCTCTGACCTTTTCCGAGCTCCTCTACAGAAATGGTTCATGTGCAAATAGTTCGTTGCTCCCCAAAATGCTCTCGCTTTAACCTTGCAATGATGTGATAAGCAGAGCAGTTGGTTTAGCACAGGGAGCAAACTCAACATCGTGAGACTGCTCGGTGCTCGCGGTCCTCAGGAAATAGCTGTGTGCAGGGAGCTACCAGGAACAAGTGACTGTCGTACCATCACAGACTCCTGGTGGCCCCAGGGTCAACCTACTTTCTAAGTTGCCTGCGAGCAACTTTTGTTCTCTGCTTCATAGGCATCCAACTAAACTTTATTAGGAAACCTGTATTTCTGAAGAGGGCAGTTCTTTAAGCTGGAGGGATGATTCACAGTGAAGTCTGAGCTCTACCTGCAAACATGTTGTCTCGGGCTCTGAAGCACAAGCTTCAAGGAATGGGCAGGAGCTCAACACCCCCTTGTTAAGACAGCAGAGGGAACAAGCTGTTACGTACGGAgctaaaaataattgcaaagctTTGAATCTGCCTCCCAATTGCAGCAGAAGGGTGTTCTAAGCACTGATGGCCGAATCCGTCTCTGGCACAGCTCTCACTCGATGGTGCATTAAAGCGTTTGTGACTTTTTGAAGCTCAGTTCAGATAAACGCACAGCAGTGTGGCTGCTTTTTTGGAGCTGCCATGATTTCGAACTTTGATCAGTGTGGCTTGGGGCTAACCCAAAAGCTGGTGTTCCCAAAAGGAATGGTGCCTTTTCCAGTAGAATTTTAACAGGGAGACTGAAGAAGGGGAGAAATGCACAAGACAGCTGAGATGGGCCCAGCAGCTGACAAAGCAACGTATGACATGGCATAACTAAGAAGTACAGTGCTGGGCCTGTTTGTAGGGTACTGTGCTTCAGAGCAGGTGAGCTACAGGGTCTGCGTGGGGCGTCCCATAAGCCTGCCCACAGCCTGGTTTCCTGAGCACAAGGTGCTGGAGGGAGCCCGGCCACGTCCATCCTCACTGCAGAGCCGAGCAAGCGGCTTTGTTCAGCCTCCTTCACCTGGGCTCCTTCAACTTCCTGTGACAGGTACTGATGGAGGTATTTGCCTGGATGAGGCGATCGGCCACCTAGGGTGATGGTGATCCATTACGACAGTTTCTTCCACCAACATAcacattttattcattcttttgcttttacaatAGCAGCAAAGAGAGGCACTTTGTCACTGCCTATGACCAAAGAGCACAAAAGGAGAGAGGCTGAAGAATTTGAGCTATGATAAAATGCTCACTGCATTGATCTTGGCTtgggatttgttttccttcttgcattAACTCCCCATCGATTGCTGTGATGACCTTAGAGCATGTGGGTTTGCTGGCCGTATCCCTCAGCAAGCAGCATCCCGCTCTGCTCCCGGCCTCCTCAAACCGCTGATGGTGCGAAAGCGGGGCCGGTTGGTACAAGAGGGGTAAGCAGGGCTTTGCTACGGCCTCTTTGGTCATACTATATGTTATATATAGGCATGCCACGGCTATGGTACTAACTTGTTATTGCTTGAGGGATCGGGTCATTATTTTAGCGCAGGATGGTAGTAAACTGGATCCAACTGCGAGGAGTTCTGGCAGCTGTTAAAGAAGGGGTTTGGGTTTGCCTTGGAGATGTTCTTTGTGCCCACGCTTTGCAATGACGCTTTGGGAAAAATTACCTTCCCCTGGACCATGGCAGGGGCCTTGGCTCATGGAACATATTTGCTTCTGTGTTCAAAGCCCTCGGAGCccggggtggctgcagcagcgccAGGGTGAGCCTGCAAACACGTGGCAGGGCTGATCGTGGCGTCCTGGCTCTCCAGACATGAGGTGCCGTTGTGTCGGCCACTGATGGCTTTATCAGGCTCCATGGCTGTATTTGGTTTTGCAAGTTTATAGtactttccatttatttaatcatttataAGCTTGGATGCTctaaaagagaagggaaatggtGACTCTCCCTGTTTCCTGTCCCCCATGCTACTGGATGCTTTCAGAGCCTGTGATTCACTTTCGAGTTCACCCAGAGacaattttctgtaaaacattgACATCTAGTGGCTTTTCTGCTGAAGGAAACGATGGGGAACAAAGGCTTGGATGAGGGTGGCCAGCCACGATGTCTCCTGGAGAGCAAAGAAATACCCCGTCTCCTCCTCACGCAGCACCCAGGACATGGCGGTCCCAGcctgggggctcggggctgctggGCACACGCTGCTCTGTGTCCTCATCCCGGGGGAGTGAGCTTCCCTGGCAGGACTATTTGCTTATTGAGCTGCCTCAATTCAGTTTACTTAAGCAGATTGCTCTTACCCTGACAGCACTGTGTGGCAGGGCATCCTGCTACCTCTGGGCACTGGGCAGGGACATTCCCCATGAGAAGTGCAGCCCGTAGCActtctggtgctgccctggCGCGTGCTGTCATGTCACAGCCGTGCATGCAGCCTCCCTGTGTGTGCCACCATCCTGCTGCTCCAAACAAAAGCCTCCACTTCCCTTGGAATATCTTTTGTTAGAAAGCGCTGTAATGCACCGTTTAATTTCCTGTTATTTACTTCTCTATCCTCTCTCATCTTTGTATCAGGTGAAAGCAGGAGGATAAAATGGTGTTTGCCTGGGCTTTTCCGTGATCTTCGTTTCAGTTCAAGGAGGTTGGGTCTTCTGGGGACATCCCATTTATCTGGCCTGTGAAAGGAAATGTCTTCCAGGAAATGTTCTCCTTGCAGGCATAGCACTGTTGTAGGGCCTGTGCAGCTCAGACCCACGGCTGCTCACCGTGACAAGTCGTATAAGCAGCACTTTGCAGGCAACAGAAAGTTGTCAGCCCAGCTCGGTTGTGCACAAAACAACACTTTGCTCTCAAATGAAGCTCCCACGTGCCTGgggagcagcctgtgctgctcctctggAAGGGGCTGTAAGTGGTGTGGCCATGGAAAAGCCAGAGCTACCGGTGCCTGCTTGGGCTCGGGCTTCCACCACAGGAGATGTTTTGATGATGCCATCGTGGGTCATGGGAGGGGATCTCTTAATGCCCAGCATGAGCATGTTACTACATGGGCAGCCCACCAGAGATGGAAGTTTGGGGTTCCCTTCAGCCTGTGTAGATGCAAACCCGTTAAGCAGAGCAACGTGTTCTGTTCAACCGTTTCTGTTCCCCCACAGCGACTTTGTTCAGTTATCCTTCACCTCGGAGAGGTGAGCGCACAGAGGAGCACTCTGCAGCAGGGTTTCTGAAAGCATCTTAAGTGCATCTCCAAGTTTCTATTGATTCTGATTGTTAATATGCCGTGCGCTCAAGACGCAGGAGACTAAACgctctgcctctctctcccctttgcAGGAATTTCTACTATATCACCATCCTGCGTGACCCTGTCTCCCGATACCTGAGCGAATGGCGCCACGTGCAGCGAGGAGCCACGTGGAAAGCGTCCCTGCATGTCTGCGACGGGCGATCCCCGACCACCGAGGAGCTGCCCAGCTGCTACACGGGGGACGACTGGTCGGGCTGCTCCCTCCAGGAGTTCATGGATTGCCCCTACAACCTTGCCAATAACCGCCAGGTCCGCATGCTGTCCGATCTCAGCCTGGTGGGATGCTACAACCTGTCGGTCATGCCAGAGGAGCAGAGAAACAAGGTTCTGCTAGACAGTGCCAAGGAGAACCTGAAACGCATGGCCTTCTTCGGCCTTACTGAATTTCAAAGGAAGACTCAGTATCTCTTTGAGAAAACTTTTAACATGAACTTCATCTCGCCGTTCACGCAGTACAATAGCACAAGGGCCTCCAGCGTGGAGATAGACGAGCAGACTCAGCAGCGCATCGAGGCCCTCAATTTTTTAGACATGGAATTGTACGATTATGCAAAAGACCTTTTTTTGCAGCGGTACCAGTACATGCGGCAGAAGGAGCACCAGGAAGCACGGCGGAAACGCCAGGAGCAGCGCAAGATCCTGAGGGCGAAGCAGGCGCACCTGAAAGAGCAGGGCGAAAACAGCTCCAGCACTGACTACATAGGAAACGTGGAGCGGTGGCGGCGGTAGTGGGGGGAGCTTCTCAGGAGACTCGCTGGACACCgaaagcaaagcagaacccAACCCAACACCCAAATCGGAGCCGACAGAGTAGTCCAGACAAATTAAGcttcttaaatatttgaagCAAAAAGAGGTTAAAATGTTGCCTTTGCAGTTGCCTTTGCAGTAAATGTTGTACTGTACGTGGAACACTTAATCCTAGTGCGTAATTAAATTGTCCTTTTTAGGTTTGTTGGATTATTTATGAAACACAGGAGCCAAGTAAGCTCATCGGAAATGGTTGCTtggacatttatttaaaaaaaaaaatccttaaattaGTTATGAATACAAAATGGGATGCTGGAAAATGTTTATGATGCTCTGCTGAAACCTATCTGGGAAGCAAACTCATTTCCTAATAATGAGCATTTAACATACTCTCACAATACAGTATATGAgcaaaaccttttccttttgattttatcttaattttatttaattatgtgTTTTCAAAGGGCACCAACTGCTTATGATATTTACCAAGTTAATGAATGGACAATGAAGGGAACAGTAAAGGTCTAGAAAGAATATTGACTAGTTTTATGTATAATATTGGCTTTTAAAAGGAATAGAAGTAATTTCTCtagttatataaatatttaaaattttaaactttttctacCTACTGCTGTTTAGAGTTTTAAGCTTGGTCTaactcatattaaaaaaa contains these protein-coding regions:
- the HS6ST2 gene encoding heparan-sulfate 6-O-sulfotransferase 2, which produces MEDRSHKVLLALVMLFLFAVIVLQYVCPGTECQLLRLRALSPAAAAAADPYRAEDETPARFVPRFNFSAGDLLRRVDFNIKGDDLIVFLHIQKTGGTTFGRHLVRNIQLEQPCECRAGQKKCTCHRPGKRETWLFSRFSTGWSCGLHADWTELTNCVPSVVDSKKEVRLRPSRNFYYITILRDPVSRYLSEWRHVQRGATWKASLHVCDGRSPTTEELPSCYTGDDWSGCSLQEFMDCPYNLANNRQVRMLSDLSLVGCYNLSVMPEEQRNKVLLDSAKENLKRMAFFGLTEFQRKTQYLFEKTFNMNFISPFTQYNSTRASSVEIDEQTQQRIEALNFLDMELYDYAKDLFLQRYQYMRQKEHQEARRKRQEQRKILRAKQAHLKEQGENSSSTDYIGNVERWRR